The Anaerobacillus alkaliphilus genome contains a region encoding:
- the mce gene encoding methylmalonyl-CoA epimerase, translating into MIDTVHNEKVDIPKKVDHIGIAVKSIDETLPFYLNHLKLELLGIEEVSTQKVRVAFLKIGESKLELLEPMSEESPIANYIAKRGEGLHHVALAVDNIELRLNELKEQGVRLIHEQPVKGAANASVAFLHPKSAHGVLYEYCEKK; encoded by the coding sequence ATGATAGACACTGTACATAATGAAAAAGTGGACATACCGAAAAAAGTAGATCATATTGGCATAGCTGTCAAATCAATTGATGAGACATTGCCTTTTTACCTTAATCATTTAAAGTTGGAGCTTCTAGGAATTGAAGAGGTCTCTACTCAAAAAGTACGGGTCGCATTTTTAAAAATTGGTGAGTCAAAATTGGAATTACTAGAGCCGATGAGTGAGGAGAGTCCCATTGCCAACTATATTGCCAAAAGAGGTGAAGGGCTTCATCACGTAGCTCTGGCGGTTGACAACATTGAGCTACGTCTAAATGAACTGAAGGAACAAGGGGTGAGATTAATCCATGAGCAACCTGTAAAAGGTGCAGCAAATGCATCTGTAGCTTTTTTACATCCGAAGTCTGCACACGGTGTGCTTTATGAATATTGCGAAAAGAAGTAA
- a CDS encoding aromatic acid exporter family protein, with product MFKIGYRTIKTAIGAAIAIGIAQGLGLTFYASAGIIAILCVQKTRRKSLKLSWERLLACSVGMLYAIVAFELIGYNPLAVGLLLLTFIPTVVILKAKEGIATSSVIILHLYALGEVSPSIVLNEYALIIIGIGVALLVNFYMPSVEKELGEIQSEIENNFKEIFLQFATYLKQGDSNWDGKQITVTADLLSRGKDVALQNIENHLLRYEDKYYHYFKMREKQFEIIERVMPLISSLDHTVIQGEKIAEFLEELSRGVRPEISPIDFLEKLNELRLEFRKMELPKDRDEFETRSILYAFVKEVEQYLIIKRHFRIEKA from the coding sequence ATGTTTAAAATTGGCTATCGAACGATAAAAACTGCGATTGGAGCTGCTATTGCGATAGGTATTGCTCAAGGGTTAGGGTTAACATTTTATGCTTCAGCTGGGATTATTGCCATTTTATGCGTTCAAAAAACAAGACGAAAGTCATTAAAACTTTCTTGGGAAAGACTTTTGGCGTGTTCGGTTGGCATGTTATATGCAATCGTAGCGTTTGAACTTATTGGCTACAATCCTTTAGCAGTTGGATTATTATTACTTACATTTATACCTACAGTCGTTATCTTGAAAGCGAAAGAAGGAATAGCTACAAGTTCTGTTATTATTTTACACTTGTATGCACTTGGAGAGGTCTCTCCTTCAATTGTCTTGAATGAATATGCTCTAATTATCATTGGGATTGGAGTAGCCTTACTTGTGAACTTTTATATGCCAAGTGTAGAAAAGGAACTTGGAGAAATTCAGTCGGAGATAGAGAATAATTTCAAGGAAATATTTTTACAGTTTGCGACGTACCTAAAACAGGGAGATAGTAACTGGGATGGCAAGCAGATTACTGTAACTGCTGATCTACTTTCTAGAGGGAAGGATGTAGCATTACAAAATATTGAAAACCACTTACTAAGATATGAAGATAAGTATTATCATTATTTTAAAATGAGAGAAAAACAATTTGAAATTATAGAAAGAGTTATGCCCTTAATTTCCTCATTGGACCACACGGTTATTCAAGGTGAGAAAATTGCAGAATTCCTAGAAGAACTAAGCAGAGGGGTTAGACCAGAAATCAGTCCCATTGACTTCCTAGAAAAACTAAATGAATTACGTTTGGAGTTTCGAAAAATGGAATTACCTAAGGACAGAGACGAATTTGAAACTCGATCAATTTTGTATGCTTTTGTAAAAGAAGTTGAACAATATCTTATTATTAAACGTCATTTTCGCATAGAAAAAGCATAG
- the prli42 gene encoding stressosome-associated protein Prli42: MPRKYRKIIIYIMIATMLIGTLFTGAAMFF; encoded by the coding sequence ATGCCCCGAAAATACCGTAAAATCATTATTTATATTATGATTGCTACAATGCTTATTGGGACGCTCTTCACTGGAGCTGCCATGTTCTTTTAA
- a CDS encoding amino acid ABC transporter permease gives MNLDFSQIVPSIPFILKGIWVTLQIVSVSLIFGFILGTILSLFKIGKITILRWFADAYTSVFRGTPLILQLFLIYFATPQITGLDITAYTAAVLTFGLNSAAYVSEIIRAGILAVDKGQKEAAEALGVPYRPMLLNIILPQAIKNILPALMNEFITLTKESAIISTIGVLDIMRRAQIVTAERYIAFEPLMFAALIYYILVMTLTLLGRLLERRLRRSD, from the coding sequence TTTTCCCAAATCGTGCCTTCTATCCCTTTTATCTTAAAAGGGATATGGGTCACGTTACAAATTGTAAGTGTTTCACTAATATTTGGATTTATCTTAGGAACCATTTTATCACTATTTAAGATTGGTAAAATTACCATACTTAGATGGTTTGCGGATGCGTATACTTCCGTTTTTCGAGGGACTCCACTTATTTTGCAATTATTTTTAATCTATTTTGCCACTCCTCAAATTACGGGTTTAGATATTACAGCTTACACTGCAGCGGTTTTAACCTTTGGTTTAAATTCAGCAGCCTATGTATCTGAAATTATACGAGCTGGGATCTTAGCTGTTGATAAAGGACAAAAAGAAGCAGCAGAAGCATTGGGTGTACCGTATCGACCAATGTTATTAAATATAATCCTACCTCAAGCGATAAAAAATATCTTACCTGCACTAATGAATGAGTTTATTACACTAACAAAAGAATCAGCGATTATTTCTACTATTGGCGTTTTAGATATTATGAGAAGAGCCCAAATCGTTACTGCAGAACGATATATAGCTTTTGAACCTTTGATGTTTGCGGCATTAATCTATTATATATTGGTAATGACTTTGACTCTCTTAGGTAGACTTCTTGAGAGGAGGTTAAGACGTAGTGATTAA
- a CDS encoding M20/M25/M40 family metallo-hydrolase translates to MVNKDRLVQEFLELVQIDSETKYERQIADVLKVKFSELGVEVYEDDTTEKSGHGAGNLICTLEANQDGIEPIYFTSHMDTVVPGNGVKPVQEDGYIKTDGTTILGADDKAGLAAMLEAVKVLKEENIKHGLIQFIITVGEESGLKGAKELDPALIHAKFGYALDSDGKVGNIIIAAPTQAKIQATILGKTAHAGVAPEKGVSAITIAAKAIAKMPLGRIDFETTANIGRFEGGTQTNIVCDHVHILAEARSLVPEKMEAQVAKMKEAFETVAEEMGGKAKVDIDVMYPGFKYGDGDHVVEVAKRAISSINREAKLETSGGGSDANVIAGFGIPTVNLAIGYEEIHTTNEKMPIEELEKTAELVVAIIKEVAGN, encoded by the coding sequence ATGGTAAACAAAGATCGTTTGGTTCAAGAGTTTCTAGAACTTGTTCAAATTGACTCTGAGACTAAATACGAGCGTCAAATCGCAGATGTTTTAAAGGTGAAATTCTCAGAACTTGGTGTTGAGGTTTATGAGGACGATACTACTGAAAAATCAGGACATGGGGCAGGTAACTTAATTTGTACATTAGAGGCTAATCAAGATGGCATTGAGCCAATTTATTTTACTTCTCATATGGACACAGTGGTACCAGGGAATGGTGTAAAACCAGTCCAAGAAGATGGTTATATTAAGACTGATGGAACGACTATTTTAGGTGCAGATGATAAAGCTGGATTAGCAGCAATGCTTGAGGCAGTTAAGGTGCTTAAAGAAGAGAATATTAAGCACGGATTAATTCAGTTTATTATTACAGTCGGTGAGGAATCAGGTTTAAAAGGAGCAAAGGAATTAGATCCCGCGCTTATTCACGCCAAATTTGGTTACGCATTAGATAGTGATGGTAAAGTAGGAAACATTATTATTGCAGCACCAACACAAGCGAAAATTCAAGCAACGATTCTTGGAAAGACTGCTCATGCCGGTGTTGCCCCGGAAAAGGGAGTTTCAGCTATTACAATTGCAGCAAAAGCAATTGCTAAAATGCCTTTAGGAAGAATTGATTTTGAAACAACGGCAAATATTGGCCGTTTTGAAGGTGGTACGCAAACTAATATCGTGTGTGACCACGTACATATTCTAGCTGAAGCACGTTCTCTTGTTCCGGAAAAAATGGAAGCACAGGTTGCTAAGATGAAGGAAGCCTTTGAAACTGTAGCTGAAGAAATGGGAGGAAAGGCCAAGGTTGATATCGATGTTATGTATCCAGGATTTAAATACGGTGATGGAGACCATGTGGTAGAAGTTGCAAAAAGAGCAATTTCATCAATCAACCGCGAAGCAAAACTTGAAACAAGCGGTGGCGGAAGTGATGCGAATGTAATTGCAGGCTTTGGAATTCCAACGGTGAACTTGGCGATTGGTTATGAAGAAATTCATACAACCAATGAGAAAATGCCAATTGAAGAATTAGAAAAAACGGCTGAATTAGTTGTGGCTATTATTAAGGAAGTTGCGGGAAATTAA
- a CDS encoding amino acid ABC transporter ATP-binding protein — protein sequence MIKVKNLHKSFGKLDVLKDISTDIKKGDVVAIIGPSGSGKSTFLRCLNLLETPSSGQVWINDQEITNPRINIMKVRQKIGMVFQHFHLFPHMTTLGNITYAPMKVKGLKEEEAKAKALDLLRKVGLEEKANEYPVRLSGGQKQRVAIARALAMEPEIMLFDEPTSALDPEMVKEVLEVMKSLVKSGMTMAIVTHEMGFAREVADRIFFLEEGRLLEDTPPAEFFATPKTDRAKAFLDKVL from the coding sequence GTGATTAAAGTAAAAAATCTTCATAAATCGTTTGGTAAGCTTGACGTTCTAAAAGACATTTCAACGGATATTAAGAAGGGTGATGTAGTAGCTATTATCGGTCCCTCCGGTTCAGGTAAATCAACTTTTCTACGTTGCTTAAATTTATTAGAAACCCCGTCATCAGGTCAGGTTTGGATAAACGATCAGGAAATTACCAATCCAAGGATAAATATCATGAAAGTTCGTCAAAAAATTGGAATGGTTTTTCAGCATTTTCATCTATTTCCACATATGACAACCTTAGGAAACATCACATACGCTCCTATGAAGGTAAAAGGCTTAAAGGAAGAAGAGGCAAAGGCTAAAGCTTTAGATCTATTAAGGAAAGTAGGCTTGGAAGAAAAGGCCAACGAATATCCTGTGCGTTTATCAGGTGGTCAGAAGCAACGTGTCGCTATTGCAAGGGCATTAGCAATGGAGCCTGAAATCATGTTATTCGATGAGCCTACATCGGCTCTTGACCCTGAAATGGTAAAAGAAGTTTTAGAGGTTATGAAATCATTAGTTAAAAGTGGTATGACAATGGCAATTGTTACCCATGAAATGGGGTTTGCAAGAGAAGTTGCAGATCGAATCTTCTTTTTAGAAGAGGGAAGACTCTTAGAGGATACCCCGCCAGCTGAATTTTTTGCTACTCCCAAAACAGATCGAGCGAAAGCTTTCTTAGATAAAGTACTTTAA
- a CDS encoding L,D-transpeptidase: MTSKLLLMYLLIVSPIWPLGENPLIGDPFIIVNKSSNEMAFIVDGKVDHVYKVATGRTEMLTPEGEFTIVVKAENPYYRRKNIEGGSKENPLGTRWIGFDAEETDGRIYGIHGNNDPHSIGQYITGGCVRMFNEEVEELFTRVPYGTKVFITSTDKDFHTLAREKGAIK; this comes from the coding sequence ATGACTTCCAAACTTTTACTTATGTACTTGTTAATCGTATCGCCGATATGGCCTTTAGGAGAAAATCCTTTAATTGGTGACCCTTTTATTATTGTTAATAAATCATCCAATGAGATGGCATTCATTGTAGATGGCAAAGTGGATCACGTATATAAAGTAGCGACAGGACGTACAGAGATGCTGACTCCTGAAGGTGAGTTTACAATTGTCGTAAAAGCAGAAAATCCTTATTATCGCAGAAAAAATATTGAAGGTGGTTCAAAGGAAAATCCATTAGGTACAAGATGGATCGGTTTTGACGCAGAGGAGACTGATGGGCGAATTTATGGGATACATGGAAACAATGACCCTCATTCAATCGGACAATACATTACTGGAGGCTGTGTTCGTATGTTTAATGAGGAAGTTGAAGAGTTGTTTACCAGAGTACCCTATGGAACCAAAGTTTTTATCACAAGCACAGATAAGGATTTTCATACGCTGGCAAGGGAAAAAGGGGCAATTAAATAA